Proteins from one Mycteria americana isolate JAX WOST 10 ecotype Jacksonville Zoo and Gardens chromosome 1, USCA_MyAme_1.0, whole genome shotgun sequence genomic window:
- the PTHLH gene encoding parathyroid hormone-related protein, whose product MFTKLFQQWSFAVFLLSYSVPSYGRSVEGISRRLKRAVSEHQLLHDKGKSIQDLRRRIFLQNLIEGVNTAEIRATSEVSPNPKPATNTKNYPVRFGSEDEGRYLTQETNKSQTYKEQPLKVSGKKKKAKPGKRKEQEKKKRRARSAWLNSGVYRSGVTESPLLDNSVTTHNHTLRRR is encoded by the exons ATGTTCACTAAACTCTTCCAGCAGTGGAGTTTCGCAGTGTTTCTGCTGAGTTATTCCGTGCCCTCGTACGGGAGATCAGTAGAGGGGATCAGCCGCAGACT cAAACGGGCTGTATCGGAGCACCAGCTATTGCATGACAAGGGCAAGTCAATCCAAGACTTACGAAGAAGAATATTCCTTCAAAATTTAATTGAAGGTGTCAACACTGCAGAAATCCGTGCGACTTCGGAGGTTTCACCTAACCCTAAGCCTGCTACCAACACAAAGAACTACCCTGTCCGATTTGGTAGTGAAGATGAGGGCAGATACCTAACTCAGGAGACAAACAAATCACAGACCTACAAGGAGCAGCCCCTGAAGGTAtcggggaagaaaaagaaagcaaagcctgGAAAACGTAaggaacaagagaagaaaaagaggcgAGCCCGTTCGGCTTGGCTAAATTCTGGCGTGTATCGAAGCGGCGTGACCGAGAGCCCACTCTTGGACAACTCTGTTACTACACATAATCACACTTTAAG gaggCGCTGA